Proteins encoded by one window of Chanos chanos chromosome 7, fChaCha1.1, whole genome shotgun sequence:
- the thumpd1 gene encoding THUMP domain-containing protein 1: MSEAPAMRKRNKKRYGGSKNKKRRGFRELEVGMEGILITCNMNERKCTSEAFSLLNEYADNLYGPENLADTEDSNTEDEGEDPDDAETALKKEVTKIRSSTEKQQRRFQALDSGAANVVFIRTQNIDPAELVHQILEDLYQTKKRKSRLILRMLPVSGTCKAFPEDMEKYLGSFLEPWFKTPNHASYQIAFKARNSSHNKREDVIKALAGLVGRLNPENKVDLTEPELTIIIEVIKTVCCVSVVRHYTLFRKYNLQEVAKTETNQKQALQEMAETGANQKQALQEMAETGANQIPPAQAEVAEAQSESDGHEKGGAVVKEGVAKGAWQSDVTEGGD, encoded by the exons ATGTCAGAAGCACCAGCTATGAGAAAGAGGAATAAGAAGCGCTATGGCGgctctaaaaacaaaaaacggagAGGTTTTCGGGAACTCGAAGTGGGTATGGAGGGCATCCTGATCACCTGTAATATGAACGAACGGAAGTGCACCTCCGAAGCATTCAGTCTCCTTAACGAGTACGCGGACAACCTCTACGGTCCAGAAAAC TTAGCAGACACGGAGGACAGCAACACTGAGGATGAGGGCGAGGATCCAGACGACGCGGAGACGGCGCTGAAGAAGGAGGTGACGAAGATTCGTTCctccacagagaaacagcagcGGCGCTTTCAAGCGCTGGACAGCGGCGCCGCTAATGTCGTTTTCATCCGCACTCAGAACATCG ACCCGGCTGAGCTGGTTCATCAGATCCTGGAGGATTTGTACCAGACGAAGAAGAGGAAATCTCGTTTGATCCTGCGTATGCTGCCCGTGAGTGGGACCTGCAAGGCATTTCCGGAGGACATGGAGAAATATCTGGGCAGCTTCCTGGAGCCCTGGTTTAAGACGCCCAACCACGCCTCGTACCAGATTGCCTTCAAAGCCAGGAACAGCAGCCACAATAAGAGAGAGGACGTTATCAAAGCGCTGGCTG ggctggtGGGGAGGCTGAACCCGGAGAATAAGGTGGATTTGACGGAGCCAGAGCTGACTATAATCATTGAAGTCATTAAGACTGTctgctgtgtcagtgtggtcAGACACTACACTCTCTTCAGGAAGTACAACCTGCAGGAAGTAGCCAAGACcgaaaccaatcaaaaacaagCCCTACAGGAAATGGCTGAGACAGGGGCCAATCAAAAACAAGCCCTACAGGAAATGGCTGAGACAGGGGCCAATCAAATCCCACCCGCACAGGCAGAGGTTGCCGAAGCACAGTCTGAGAGTGACGGACATGAGAAGGGCGGGGCAGTGGTAAAGGAGGGTGTGGCCAAGGGGGCGTGGCAGAGTGATGTGACTGAAGGCGGAGACTGA